AAGCCAGTCATTGTCATGCAGCTCTGATTCTGGCACCTGCGAAGGAAACCAACCTAGGTTACTAACTGAAACATATACAAGTCAAAAAAACTCCATGAATAGATCATCTGATGTTATTACCACGTAATACTTTTTACTGTCACGTTCCCTGGCTTCATCAGAAAACCATTTGGGTATTGGACCTTTGTACAACTCATGTATTCCAGGTGTGTCCTCCTCCTCCCATTCATCATCTACAGGCTCGTTAGCTGATGTCAGAAAACAGTTAGTCCACTTTTTAAAAAAGAGTTATCCATAAACTTGTGTGTTTAAAAAGCGCAGGGCCAGTCCTGATTGAATAAGAAGAAATCTTACGTATTTGTTTGATTCTGGAGGCTATGGTAAACCAGGTAATCCTAGTCCCCAACGAAATGCGGCTTCCTGCATCGCTAAACTGAGTCTGAAAAGAGCAGACAGAGCCAGTGGCCGGATCGGTTGCCTCCAAAGTTATGTAGTAGCTGAAGTACCCAGTCAGCTCGGTACTATGTTTCTCCAAGTGTTTAAACTTTAAGTTCGTTCCCTGTCAAATcgggaaaacaaacaaaaccgaaaaatccagaCATTAGAGAATTAAAAAACGGAATATACAGGAATAAAATagcaggaatgaaaaggaatggcTGTTCCTTATcaattttaacaaaaagaaatgaaagagaattattattccttgtgaatggtgattCTTTTTAGGAACATTAGGGAATGCATTATTCTTAGCTGTTAgctggtcaccattcataccctaAGTGATGATTAATATGATATCAGTTAGTCAGTTAGTTTTACCTTCTGAAGATTGTAGCATTGGAGTCCAATTCTACCATAAAGACCGATAACATAGTTTTTACTCCAAGTACACGGAACAAGAACTAATCTAGGCGGAAGTTGTTTATTGTAATTCACATCAAAaccctaacaaaaaaaaattaatttattctgTGAGACTCCAAAAGTAAAACGACCTTGAATTCAAAACCATATCATAAGGAATAGTACTTACAAAGGCCAGCTGCCGATTTGTCAAGCCGATAAAGAGGGGTATCGATCTCCGTACACATTCTTCACACGTTCGGACCCGCTTAGCCATTGGGGATGTTGGTAAATTCCCCAGTAGACATTCTTCACACATTCGGGCCCGCTTAGCCATTGGGGATGTTGGTAAATTCCCCAGCTCACTTGATTCTTTGTTAGCCATACCTTTTCAAACCTACACAAGCCCTTTGAAATCTCTCAAAAAAATCGTGTGCAGTACGAGACAACCGATAccgttatatatatatcagttggGCTAAGCTG
The window above is part of the Brassica napus cultivar Da-Ae chromosome C3, Da-Ae, whole genome shotgun sequence genome. Proteins encoded here:
- the LOC125575180 gene encoding UPF0725 protein At4g29550-like isoform X2, translated to MANKESSELGNLPTSPMAKRARMCEECLLGNLPTSPMAKRVRTCEECVRRSIPLFIGLTNRQLAFGTNLKFKHLEKHSTELTGYFSYYITLEATDPATGSVCSFQTQFSDAGSRISLGTRITWFTIASRIKQIPNEPVDDEWEEEDTPGIHELYKGPIPKWFSDEARERDSKKYYVVPESELHDNDWLQLLMEVAFFSKADRRLDAYLPLELNSVVVETLEDYTTEPSEKLKADNAIFYISYKCCSDPSTPLAGDHRAVVRKTMDGKPGHMCLEVALTKEQE
- the LOC125575180 gene encoding UPF0725 protein At5g63820-like isoform X3 — protein: MANKESSELGNLPTSPMAKRARMCEECLLGNLPTSPMAKRVRTCEECVRRSIPLFIGLTNRQLAFGFDVNYNKQLPPRLVLVPCTWSKNYVIGLYGRIGLQCYNLQKGTNLKFKHLEKHSTELTGYFSYYITLEATDPATGSVCSFQTQFSDAGSRISLGTRITWFTIASRIKQIPNEPVDDEWEEEDTPGIHELYKGPIPKWFSDEARERDSKKYYVVPESELHDNDWLQLLMEVAFFSKADRVSFGCLPTLGAQQCCCGNFGRLHNRAE
- the LOC125575180 gene encoding UPF0725 protein At5g63820-like isoform X1 — its product is MANKESSELGNLPTSPMAKRARMCEECLLGNLPTSPMAKRVRTCEECVRRSIPLFIGLTNRQLAFGFDVNYNKQLPPRLVLVPCTWSKNYVIGLYGRIGLQCYNLQKGTNLKFKHLEKHSTELTGYFSYYITLEATDPATGSVCSFQTQFSDAGSRISLGTRITWFTIASRIKQIPNEPVDDEWEEEDTPGIHELYKGPIPKWFSDEARERDSKKYYVVPESELHDNDWLQLLMEVAFFSKADRRLDAYLPLELNSVVVETLEDYTTEPSEKLKADNAIFYISYKCCSDPSTPLAGDHRAVVRKTMDGKPGHMCLEVALTKEQE